GCGTCGCGCGACAAAGACGGCCCACCGGTGACGatcgcggctgcagcggcggccgcaacCTCAAAGGCAGGAATGTCTCCTGAAGCGCTCACGTCTGCAGAAAACTCTTTCGACAGCGCTCCTGACGTGGAGGGGGAAGCCGATCTCatgggcgagggcgaggTAGGCGGCGTAGCGGAGGGGAGCGAAAGAGCCGAGCGCAGAAGCCCGCCCGAGGAGAGCGGGGCACCGTCCGGCGAGGAGCTGAGTGACATCCTCCCTGCTCAGGCGGAGATGGCTAAGGAGCCcaaggaggtgcagctgctgctctctcacCCCACCGCACGCGGCTTCTTCCGGCGTACGGTGTTGCTCATGGTGCGCCACGTCACGCACGAGTCCGCAGCGCTTGTGCTCAACAAGCCGCTTCGCAACGAGGAAGGGCTGGAGATGTCCATCGAGGCGACGGTTCGGCTGGGCCGCGTGCATCCAATCTTCCGCCGACacctggcgcagcacacactgATGATTGGTGGCCCGGTCATGTCAGGCAGCTCTTTCGACGACAGCATCTTCCTTCTCCACCGAGTGCCTGGGGTCCCGCACGCCCTGCCGCTCGGGTCAAACCTGTGGTTGGACGGCGACCTCGACGTCCTCATGGCGAAGCtggacgcggaggaggcttcggcggaggaggacattGTCGTCTTGTGCGGCTTTGCGGGGTGGGGCTTCGACCAGCTCAAGGGTGAGCTGGGCCATGGCTACTGGGTGGTTGCCAGCGGCCCTAGCGCTGACGCGTCGGTGGGTGCGTTTGTGATGTCCCTCGCCCGCACGACGAGGGGCCAGTccccgcggcagcagaggcagcaggcggccaacaccggcgctgccgcagcgtcgtcttCGGCGAATGAGAAAGAGCCTGCGGAAGTCGCCGGTGCGGCATCGGCCGGCCCCGAGAGTGGCTCTGCTGAGCAGGAGAAAGCAGCGGTGTCCGCGTTCGCGGGCGCAGtgaaggtggaggagagcatccgtgccgtggcgcagcacgcggccgacgcagctgcgtcgccggcgaTTACGTTCCtcaagcgccgccgtcgtcgtgccGCCGACTTTGGCAAGGCGCAGAGTGGGCACATTGAGACTCTCTCGTGGGTCCGTGCGTACGCGTCGGTGGGGCAGCCGTATGCAGACATGGCCATCAACCAAAAGGCGTTtgcagaggaggacgacTTCCAGGAGTGAGCGCACACTGACTCGGGGTGGGCTGGGACGGCAGAGGGACTGTGAAAAGggagtggagggagggggtgggggaggggtcatTTTCCAGGCCTGTCcaggcgcgtgtgcgcacagcTGTATGTGTGTCGATGGGGCACTGCCGCCGTTCCCTTTCTcgcgcccctcctctctcttttttcccGGTGCCttgggctgctgctgccccctcccctcccccttttttcccgCACCTCCGTCAGTCGCTTCCACACGGCTCGCTGCTTTCTACTCCACGGctcccctcccaccgccCTTCTGTGATTTGCGGCCCACAGACTGCGTTGACGTGTGCGCGGTTATGCGTCTCTGCGGGGTGCCGATGCCGTGCCGGAGCGAAGCgcggggaaggaggggagaCGTGTTCTCCACCTTTGcagctccccctctcgctcatCCGGCCAACGACTTCACCGACACACGCATGGACGCATACACGGGGacgtgcgcctgtgcgcagACGACGGCGTTTAACGGCGGTATTGTGTAGTTGATTCTAATGCCGAGTTTCCCTCCGAGCTAATCGGCATGAACTAGAGTGTGCGCATCCATACACCATGCGCCGAGTTGCACGCGCACATCCCGTGTAGGACAGTTAAGGCGGGCCTGTGGAGGTGAGGGACGACGTGTCGAGAGGGATGATTATGCGGCGGCTTTGATGAATACGCTTGCTTGCTCTGTCATCACACtcagaggcacacacacacacacacacacacacatacgtgaAACGGATCACGTGATGTACAGAGATATGCTGCATCACTTGACGCGTTGCCCCGTGGAGTCTTTTCATGCGTACGTGAGCATAGGAAGAGCAGGGTACCAACCCAGAAACGTGTGCGATCCATCCACGATCGCGACTTCCCTTTCCCCATTTGCGGCGTACGCtggcccaccaccaccaccacctaGAGCACGTATGCCGCCACTGCTCCTCTGGTGATGGCGTCTTCCTCTTATGTGCGTGTCCACCGTCCATCCTTTTCTTTCCATCGCCtcgcactccctcccccaccccataCGAACCCACTTACCCACGTACAaactcccccctctcctcctcccctccccatcacACAAAAAATCGAAAGAGAGAAACAATGGGCGTCGATCTGACTGGCATCTCCAAGAAGAGTCGTGTGATTCGCCATCACACGTACTCGACGAACCCCTACATCAAGCTACTGATCAAGCTGTACAAGTTCCTTGCGAAGCGCACGAGCTCTGGCTTCAACAAGGTCGTGTACCAGCGCCTGATCAAGAGCCGCAGCAACCGTGCCCCGATCTCGCTGAGCCGCATCGCTGTCGTCATGAAGCGCAAGGCTGTCTTCACCGCGAAGAACAGGACGGCCCCGATCGCCGTCGTGGTCGGTGACGTTCTGGATGATGTGCGCATGGCCCGCATCCCCGCGAtgcgcgtctgcgccctGCGCTTCTCCAAGAGCGCGCGCCAGagcatcgtcgccgccggcggtgagTGCCTGACCTTCGACCAGCTCGCCATGATTGCTCCGACTGGCAAGAACACGTACCTGCTGCGTGGTCGCAAGTCTGGCCGCGAGTCGGTGCGCCACTTCGGCGCCTCTGGCGTGCCCGGCAGCCACTCGAAGCCTTACGCGACCAACCGGGGCAAGGAGACgaagcgcggccgccgcacggGTCGCTCGTACAAGCGCAAGGCCTTCCGCCACGTCTAAGCAAGATGGCGGTGATTCGAGATTGTGGGCGTGGCTGtgcgacggcgtgcgcgccagcCTCCACGCGCTCGCGTCCCTTCCGTGGGAGGTGCGTGCCGCTCTCCGTGATGTCTTTCCCCTGTGAcgtttctcttctcttttcacttttgttttgttttgtttttcgccCCTTCGTTCACGCATCGGCCCAACAAAAAATTCCGAAAAACGAAACGGTTCAGGAGAGGACAccgcatctcctccgcccaccccctcccgctctccctctctcgctacCCGCTCTCTGCAGCGGCTACGCGAccgcctcccaccccctcgttgtcctcctccttctccttccgtgtgtgcgtgtgtggataCACGGATGATGGTAGAGGATGTAGGGTACACGGCGAGGTGATCTGGCGTGGGTGAGCTGGGCAAGGAGGAGCGGGGAAAGgcctgtgtgcgtctgcgcgtgcatgtgGGTGTACGGTGTGGGTGCTGTGTTGTGCATGGAGAAGAGCGGGGTACgggggcagcgaggggcAGGCACTCTCCATCGTCCCTCGCCTTCTGAGGACCCTCGTGTGTTCttcccactcctcctccgcctcctgtgtgagggagacggagggggaagaatagggatgaggaggagcgggggagggtgaAAGGCGGGACGATGATGGTGGATATCGTGGGAGAgagcgtgagagaggggggagggaggatggTGAGGGTGAGGGCGCAAGAGGGACGACTGGCCCGCggacacacatgcgcatgcgtgtgtgcggcgtccgctcctcttccttccccCATCCCGCTCTGCCTCTGTGCCCCGTCGCCCCCTTCTGTTTCCTCCGCACGGGCCTGCATTTCACTTCGACGCCCCCAGACATCGACATCAGCACCCGACGCACACGGGTGCGCAGCTGTGCAACCTTCTTTGTTCTCTCAGCCGCTAATATCAAAGTGCGTGTTCTTTGAATCCGTCTCCGCTGCTAATACGACTGCTACTACctcgctcctctccccaccgCTACGTCCTCTTgttctcttttccctctGCTGGGTGCACGTCTACTCttgccacacgcgcacatcaAACGAATACCAAAACGCTCCGACTTACTCACATGCACGTCTTTCACATGGGCAGATTTCGTTATctgcgcacccgcacgcTCTCCCgtctttcttctctttcggaaaaaaaaaacgaccAAACTGCTACCACAATGGCTGAGGAAACCGTCCGTGTTGAAGTCCCTGCGGTAGAGGAGAACGTCGTGGTTGATGTCGCCCCGGAAAGCCTGGAGGATGCCGTCCGCATTGTGATCCAGAAGGCGCTTGAGGCCAACGGCCTCGTCCGCGGCCTCTCTGAGGTGGCCCGCACGCTGGACTGCAAGACGGCGCACATGTGCATTCTGGCTGATGACTGCGAGGATGAGGAGTACAAGAAGCTCGTCACCGCGCTCGCCAAGCAGGGCAACATTGATCTGATCAACGTTGAGGAGCGCGAGAAGCTCGCCCAGTGGGCCGGCCTCGTGCGCCGCGATGTGGCCGGTGAGGTGACGAAGACTCTCAAGTGCTCCTCTGTCGCCATTCGTGACTTCGGTGAGCGCACTAAGGCTCTGGACTACCTGCTGTCTCAGTTGCACTAAAAAGCAGCTTCCCCGctcttcgccccccccccccccccctcccatccgCTCTCTCTGACCGAGTGAGCAACGTTtcggctgcgcgtgtgcgagcgagcatgcgcgcacgcatgccgaagaggcggggaggggggcggcgtggcgcggcgcagggcaAAGTTCCGAGGGGACGGGCATCATCTTTTCGTTAAGCGCTCTTTTTCTAAAGAAACGAAAGACGTGCGAGGAGATGCACAGACAGTGGCTTGCAAGGAACGtgccaggcacacacgcatgcatgctgCGCATGCAGAAGAAGGGGCTCGTGTATCCGTgcgtgttttgtttttttttctcgtgtATGCCTGCGCACGCTTTTCGCGAGCTACTCGTCACGGTATGcagtgtgtatgtgtgtgtgtgtgcgcatgtatGCGCGCGGCGGGGAGCAGATTTCTCCTACGCTTCACCTACTCCTTCATCCTCTTGTCTCCTCGCGCTGcccgctctcgctctctcctaCTCTTCTCTGTGCTCTCTCGTGctcggacacacacacacacacacacacacacatgtgcgcatgcgtgcgcgcgtgtgcaggctCGGTGGCGAGCGAAAGCgagagatgatgatgagtgtgtgtgtgtgttgggggggcAGATGGCAGATGGCAGAGCGAggagacgaggaagagggcagCACTGCTGCACATCTACGAAATCGCTAACTTCATTTGCTCTTTTCGGTAAAATGTTTCGattttttcgtttttcgaTGACCCACACAACCAAACCAAagagctgccgcagcaccgcaagtgcgcatgcgtgtgcgtgtgcgagtgagaggggagggggggagcaACATCAGAAAAAGTGAGGCCAGTGACACGGCGGCAGGGATGAATGGGTGGATggatagggggaggggggagatggaggagggtgtgcgtgggctcGGGCCGATACGCACACAGCACTCCTTGTCCCCCCGcatcccttcccttcccccatGTTCGCCCTTGAACACGCTACACGCAGACCGACACAGGGGCATGTGTTACCGCCACGCACGTGGCACACGACATGTTGCGTGTTTCTGTGGGTGTTGACTGCTGCTTCtgcggggggtgggtgggttggGTGGGGGCAACGCcaccgcttctcctcctaccccctccctcgcgcgTCGGAGAAACGCTCGTCATTTTTTCCTCCCCGCCTGTTCTCTCCATGGCACGCTAACGTGGGCGTGCGTCTGTATGACACGCATAGCTCTTTACCGTCCGTGCGCTCCCTCCATCTCCCTTGGACATGCCTTCCCTGCACTCACTCTTCTCACCATCTCGTGTTGCCTGTCTCCCCCCTTGCTTGTGACGGCCCTGGTTCGAGTATCAACGCCAAATGTCGAAGCCGCGTTTGTCTGCCTGTCTCGGGTGCGGATCTTCTCCGTTGCGCAGGCCCAAAGGCTTCCACTGCACATCGTACACCTAGCCAGCATTTTCGCGAACGCGTAGGAGGCAGGGGAACCTTGCACGATTaccacatacacgcgcgtgAGTGACGTGACGTGAGGCGGCTCCTCTCGTGTTCTCCAcgacctctctctcccgctccctcccctccccctcgcgcgctcccgTGTCTGTGGctgtgcctcccccctccccgcttctgccctgtgtgcgtgcgcttgccggtacacacacacacacacacacacgcacacacgcgttgGGTCTGCGCACGTCTGCTCGATTTCTTATCTGTTTCGCCCGTTGGCTCCCTTTTCATTGCTTGGCTTGCTTTTTTTCCTGTTTGGTGTTTCTGGTGTTCTCGTGCGAACCAGCGGGCGGGTGAGGCAGAGCAGCAAGACCGGCAACGATTTCGGTTTCTACTTCACCGCCcattctcctcccctcctcctcgtccaacgcacacacagacacacacacacactcatcTCTGCCGCCCTACCTCCTCCATACCCGCAGCACGCGGTGTGTGGGCTTAGTGCGCGtacgtacgtgtgtgtgtgtgcacagacacgcacaaatatatatatatatatatacatgtattCGCGCATGGAGGCGGTTATTTTAGGCACCCCGAAAAGCAGAAAATAAGAGAAAGGACAGAGGCCCACCACGCACagaccctcctcccctccccctccacacacacacacacacacacacacacgcaccacagcaTATTCCAACGGCGCAGGCACCGGAAGCGCGACATAACTTTTTTTATATTATTTTATTTGAGTCGATTGCTGCTGTACGTTtgtgtgcgttttttttttaccaTCATCATTATTATTTACCCCGTGTAGTGTCCGTGgtgtgtctctcccccctttgcatgcgcgcgtgtgagcgtgtgtgtgcgtgtgtgtgagcgagcgtgtgtgcgtgtgtgagcgtgtTCGGCAGAGAGCCTTCGGTACCGTGTTTTGAATCATATCTTTATGTTTTctcttccccccaccccttccgtTTTATATCTCCCGCTTGCTTGCCGTTCCTCGTTTTGCTTTGTTGCTGGTCCCTTTCTCGCTCGCTGAGTGTGCGCGTATTGCGCGTACGTGCCCTATC
Above is a window of Leishmania mexicana MHOM/GT/2001/U1103 complete genome, chromosome 13 DNA encoding:
- a CDS encoding putative 60S ribosomal protein L18 encodes the protein MGVDLTGISKKSRVIRHHTYSTNPYIKLLIKLYKFLAKRTSSGFNKVVYQRLIKSRSNRAPISLSRIAVVMKRKAVFTAKNRTAPIAVVVGDVLDDVRMARIPAMRVCALRFSKSARQSIVAAGGECLTFDQLAMIAPTGKNTYLLRGRKSGRESVRHFGASGVPGSHSKPYATNRGKETKRGRRTGRSYKRKAFRHV
- a CDS encoding putative 40S ribosomal protein S12, translating into MAEETVRVEVPAVEENVVVDVAPESLEDAVRIVIQKALEANGLVRGLSEVARTLDCKTAHMCILADDCEDEEYKKLVTALAKQGNIDLINVEEREKLAQWAGLVRRDVAGEVTKTLKCSSVAIRDFGERTKALDYLLSQLH